A region of the Paraburkholderia flava genome:
GCGGTGACTCAGACGCCGCTCGATATGACCTCGCTCGCGGCACGTTCTCCGGATTCGATCGCGCCATCCATATAGCCCATGAAGCGCGTCGCGCTTTCAGTGCCGGCCCAGTGGATGCGGCCGCAAGGCGCTCGCAACGCGTGACCGTAGGCCGTCAACGTGCCCGGCGCGGTCGTGCCGACGAACCCGCCCCGGCTCCACGGATCCGAGGTCCAGTCCTTGTCGATATAGCCGATCGGCTGAGCGGCTTGCGCGCCGAAGTAACGCTGCAGACACTCCAGCGCCGCGGCGCGGCGCACGCTTTGCGGCACGCCCGCCAACTCGCGGGCGGGCGTCGCCTCGAAGAAGCCGACGAGAATGCCGTGCCGGCTGCCGGGCGGCGTGGCGTCCATGACGGGACCGAAGTAGCCATGATCGCTGATCGCCTCGCCCGTCCATCCCTGCTCCCGCCAGAATGGACGCTCGTAGGCCACCAGTGCCTTGATCACGACACCCATCGGCATGCGGGCCTGCAATTGCATGCGGGCCGCCGACAGCGGCGAGTGGAAATCGATGCCCGACACCAGAGTCGGAGCGATTGCGACGATCAGACGCGACGCGTGGACCTCGCCGCCGGCATGCCGGATCTTCACGCCGCGCTCCGATTGATCGACAGCGTACACCGGCGCATTCAGCGCCAGCGCACCGGGTGGCAGCTTTTGCGCTAACCGCTGCGCGATCTGGAAAGCGCCGCCGCTGACCAGAAACCGCTGGGCGCCGTCGCCGCGAACTTCGATCTGCGCCTGCAGTGACCCCGCCCCTGCGACGAGGCTCAGGAAACCAAGCAGCGAGACTTCATGCGGCTCGCTGGTATAGAGCGCGCGAATCGCGATCTCCATCAGACTGCGCCCGCCGCGCGTGTACACCGTATTTTGCAGCCATTGCTCCACCGTCATCCGATCCCAGCGCGCAGCGTTGCGCGCCGTCCAGGGCGACTCCGGATCGACGCTTTTCGCGGCCTGATCGATGAGTCGCATGGCCCGGTCAGCATCCAGCAGGGCGAATGGCGACATGCGCGGAATCGTGCCGCGATAGCTGTGCAACCGGCCGCCCATCTCCAGCAGACGCCGGCCGTCCGCATACTGCTCGTAGAGATCCAGACCCAGCTCCTCGCACACCGCGACGGCGTGCGTCTGCGTCTGGCCGATCCACTGTCCGCCCAGGTCGACGGTTTCGCCGCACAGCTCGTCGCCCAGCGTGCGACCGCCTACCCGGTCGCGCGCTTCCAGCACGCGCACGCGATAGCCACTCTTGCTCAATCGCTGCGCCGCACGAAGTCCGGATATCCCGGCGCCGACGATACAGACATCCACTCGATCCGGGGCGCTCATGACACGGCCTCCGTACGTTGCGAGGCGCAGTCGCTCGTCAGATCAGGCATCTTCATTGAGTCTCCGTTCATTGTGTGTACGCGGATTTGATATTACATGTGGACCAGGTCGGCGTGCGAAATTTTGCAATCTTTTTAGGTCACATGGCCTACACATAGTATAGGATTCGTGACTTCTGCGTATCGACAATTGTGCGAAATATTTTTCGTTTTTTTGCGTAAAAACCCGTAAATATCGCAATTTTCGGCACACGACCGGCGATATCCTGTCAGACCGGTTGGGCCTAAAAAATTAGGTCAATTGCACTAATTATTCGAAAACCAGATGACTAATGACCCACTTCAGGAGCGGACCACTGGAAAGCTCCCCGGACGTTGTCGACTGCGCACTCACCCCCAACTCCCGCAGATCGATCGGGTAATGGCAGCCGTCTCGGCGAATCAGGAGAAGTGGGTAACCATGCCGGTTAAATGACGCGTCGAGTTGTTAACGCGGATTCGCCAGGCACGAGTGGACCATGCCCAAGGATGGGACACCCTCGTGCCGCTGCCGACAAGGTTGACAGCGTCCGGCGTAGGACGACATAGGACTACATCCGATCTCTTTCGTGGGCACGCATGCAATATTCCATCGACCGCAAATGTGCCCTGCATTTCAGGGGGCTGATCGCAAAGACGTTGCGATGATCACCGTACTGAGAATGGAAGTAATTTTTCAAAACCCGTAGGTGTCCATAATATATTTCAACAGCAGTTGTGGGACAGGACAGTCAAACCATGCTTTCTCCTCATTTCATTCTCAACCGTGGATCGCGTGCTTGCCAAACGCGGGCGGTTCCTCTTACGATCATCGCAACGGCCGTCTGCGCGTTCGTGTCTCAACCTGCTATAGCACAGCAGGCCAGCTTTACGGCGCCCGGCTACGGGAACTGGTTCACCGCCAGCAACTGGAGTACAGGGCAGGTTCCGGGCGCGTCTACCAGTGTTGTCATTCAGGGCAACGGCGTTCCTGAGATTTCTGGTGATGGCGCTCAGGCCGCTTCCGTGAGTGTCCAGAGCATTCTGGTCGCGACCGATGCAAATATTGGCGGGCTCGGCACCATCGTACTCACAGGCGGCGGGCCGGGACCGGGGTCGGCTACTACCTACACGGCCCTGATATTGCTCGGGGCGTCGTCGACCCCCAATGCCACGATCAATGCAACGGGATCGGGGCTGAGCGTGTATGACGATGCCAACATCTCTTTCTACGACACGTCGACTGCATCGAATGCGACGCTGACGGGTTCGAATCAGGTGCAGTTCAGCTTCAACGACACAAGCAGTGCGGGGCAGGCAACCATCACCAATAACGCCGGAAGTCAGACGGTATTTGCTGACAAATCCAGCGCCGGCACCGCGCACATTACTAATAACCCGGGCGGACTTACCTCGTTTTCCGGGGCGTCCATTGCTGACACGGCGACGATCGTGAACAACGCCGGGGCTGCCGTCGATATTAGTCAGATGTCCCAGCGGCTGGGAATCGGATCATTGTCCGGTGCGGGGAATGTCTATCTAGGCGGAAACAACCTGGCGTTGGGCAATCGTGGTCTAGACGACGTGATATCTGGCACGATCGCCGACGGTGAATCCCCGCAACTGGCGGCGTACGATGCGAGCATCGGCGAAAGTTTTCCTGCTGGTGTCGGCGGGGCCTTGACGAAGGTGGGCAACGGCACCCTGACACTCAGTGGCAAGAACAGCTACACGGGCGGAACGTCGTTCGACGGTGGCGTCGTGCAGATTAGCGCGGACGCGAACCTGGGTGCATCGTCGGGAACCTTAAGCTTCAACGGTGGCACGTTGCGCACCACATCAGGCATCGCAATGAACCGCACGACGACAATCGACGCGGGCGGTGGAACGATCGATTCAGCGGTCGGCACACAGTTGAGACAAGATGGCATGATCAGCGGCTCCGGCATGCTGACGAAAGCGGGCGGCGGAACGCTGTTACTCAACGCCGCGAGCAGCTATGCAGGCGGTACGCAGGTGCTGGCGGGCACCCTTATCGTCGGCGATGCGACGCACACAGGCGCGACGATCGGATCGGGCGTGACAACGGTAGCGTCAGGCGCCACGCTCGGTGGTTATGGTTCGGTACTGGGCTCGGTGAACAACAACGGCACGATCGCAGTGGCGAGTGCGTTGCCCGCGCTTGCATCGGGAAACACCGGCACATTTTCGATCGCCGGCAATCTGAACAACGCAGGCCTGGCGAATGTCGCTGCTGCGTCGGGTCAGATTGGCAACGTACTGAAAGTCGGTGGCAATTACACGGGTTCGAATGGACAGCTCGCGCTCAACACGTTGCTCAACGAAGGCGGTCCGGCAACGCACAGTGATCAGATGGTGATCGGAGGAAACGCGAGCGGACAAACGGCTATCAAGGTGAATGGATCGGGCAACGGCGCGTACACACCTGGCGACGGCATTCTGCTGGTGCAGGTCAACGGTACGTCGGCAGCGGCGGGCAGCTTTCATCTGGCCGGGCCCGTTCAGGGCGGTGCGTATCAATACCTGCTCTATCAGGGCGGTTCGAGCAACGCCGACGACTGGTATCTGCGCTCGCAACTCGAAGCCCAGCCTGCACCGACGACGTCACCACAGACTATGCCTCCGTCCAGTCCCGTACCCGCGCAGCCTGCATATCGACCGGGCGTAGTGGGTTATTCGCTGACACCCCTGCTCGATGTTGACTACGGCTATTCAATTCTCGACCGTCTGCACGAGCGTGTCGGCGATATCGCCAATCTGGAGGCTGCTCAACCGGACAACAAGAATGGCATCTGGGGACGCATAGGCGGCGAGAACCTGGACGCCAATGCAGGCAACCGCTTTTCCACAAACGCAAACACTTACGTCGCGCAGTTCGGCAAGGACTGGACACTCTCGTGCAACACCAACGGCGCAAGCGAGCACGCCGGAGCGACGCTTACGTTCGGCTCGATGTCCGCTTCATTCGAAGACAACCTGAGAAGCATCAACGGTCAGCTGACGAACCCGACGGGCACGGTGCAAACACAGGCCCAATCGATCGGCGGTTACTGGACAAAGTACGCGGCTGACGGCGCGTACTTCGATGGCGTCGGACAGATCACCCACTACGGCAACCGGTATGGCGATATCTACGGCGACGGCGCAAGCCAGAACGGTTTCGGTGCGGGTGTGTCAGGAGAGGTCGGCAAGCCGTTCCTGATTGGATCGACGCGTATTGCCGTCGAACCGCAGGCGCAACTGCTCTATCAGTACGTGCATCTGAACAGCTTCGACGACAACATTTCGTCGATCGACTCGACATCGACCAACGCATTACGTGGCCGTCTCGGCGCGCGGATTTTCACAGCCAATCTCAGCAACGAAACAAAAACCAGTTCAGCGACGCCGTATTTCACCGTCGATGTATTGCACGATTTCCTGTCACCCGGACAAACGAGCATCGGCGGCACGCCGTTCGCGAATCGATTCGGTAATACATGGTGGGAAGCCGGTTTCGGCGTCACGGGCAGCATGGGCAAACATTCAGAACTGTACGTGAATGTGAAATACGCGCGCGCCATCGGTGGCGATTATGGGCGCGCGGTATTTGGGCAAGGCGGCTACCGCTATAGTTGGTGAGCAGGTGCGATGTGCCGATAAATCATGCCGCCACCCGTCGCGCATCCAGTCGGCAGCAGGTTATCCTCCGCCACGTAGATGATCAGGGGTGCCCTCGTACGCCAACAAACCGTTCCGGTCGCGGCGTGTCAGAAAAGCGACTGGGCCGTTTTGGCGTACGAAAAAATCCGTTTCTTGAGGGCACCTCGAGCCGCGCGCCAGGGCGGTTGGTCGTCGCGATATCGAGCGGCACCCCGGTCACCGCGAGATCGACACCGCGAAGCTCCTTCGTGTACAGACGCCGCATGAACGACACGACACCCGCATAGGTATTCTCCTTCGACGAACCATACGGAGACTCGCGTCGAATCGCACCGTCGCCCCGCAAGACCTGTTGCATTGTCATGGCGATGTTCCCTGCTTCGTTAGCACCTACCTGAATGTGCGGCCTTCAGATTCCCAGCGCACAACCGTCCTTGCGATGATCGGATGCGCCGGTAAGTGTCCCCTCGTCCCAATCGATGCGAATGGCCTGCGCACCGCCAATCGCCCAATTGGGCGGCACGAGATCGAAACCCCGGCGGGTCAACTCTTCGCGTACAGCCGCCGGCATCGTGCTTTCGACTTCGACCTGACGGGTACCTGGCTTCGGAAACAGACGCGGCAGATCCATCGCGGTCTGCATGTCGAGCCCGTAATCGAGCACCTTGGACAGGAAATGCGCATGCCCCATCGCCTGATAATGACCGCCCATCACGCCGAACGTCATCTGGACCTTGCCGTCCTTCGTCACCATGCCGGGGATGATCGTGTGCATCGGTCTTGCGTGCGGGGCGATCGCGTTCGGATGCCCTTCTTCGACCGAGAAACTCTGACCACGGTTATGCAGCATCACGCCCGTTTCCGGCGCCATG
Encoded here:
- a CDS encoding flavin monoamine oxidase family protein produces the protein MSAPDRVDVCIVGAGISGLRAAQRLSKSGYRVRVLEARDRVGGRTLGDELCGETVDLGGQWIGQTQTHAVAVCEELGLDLYEQYADGRRLLEMGGRLHSYRGTIPRMSPFALLDADRAMRLIDQAAKSVDPESPWTARNAARWDRMTVEQWLQNTVYTRGGRSLMEIAIRALYTSEPHEVSLLGFLSLVAGAGSLQAQIEVRGDGAQRFLVSGGAFQIAQRLAQKLPPGALALNAPVYAVDQSERGVKIRHAGGEVHASRLIVAIAPTLVSGIDFHSPLSAARMQLQARMPMGVVIKALVAYERPFWREQGWTGEAISDHGYFGPVMDATPPGSRHGILVGFFEATPARELAGVPQSVRRAAALECLQRYFGAQAAQPIGYIDKDWTSDPWSRGGFVGTTAPGTLTAYGHALRAPCGRIHWAGTESATRFMGYMDGAIESGERAASEVISSGV
- a CDS encoding autotransporter outer membrane beta-barrel domain-containing protein; the encoded protein is MLSPHFILNRGSRACQTRAVPLTIIATAVCAFVSQPAIAQQASFTAPGYGNWFTASNWSTGQVPGASTSVVIQGNGVPEISGDGAQAASVSVQSILVATDANIGGLGTIVLTGGGPGPGSATTYTALILLGASSTPNATINATGSGLSVYDDANISFYDTSTASNATLTGSNQVQFSFNDTSSAGQATITNNAGSQTVFADKSSAGTAHITNNPGGLTSFSGASIADTATIVNNAGAAVDISQMSQRLGIGSLSGAGNVYLGGNNLALGNRGLDDVISGTIADGESPQLAAYDASIGESFPAGVGGALTKVGNGTLTLSGKNSYTGGTSFDGGVVQISADANLGASSGTLSFNGGTLRTTSGIAMNRTTTIDAGGGTIDSAVGTQLRQDGMISGSGMLTKAGGGTLLLNAASSYAGGTQVLAGTLIVGDATHTGATIGSGVTTVASGATLGGYGSVLGSVNNNGTIAVASALPALASGNTGTFSIAGNLNNAGLANVAAASGQIGNVLKVGGNYTGSNGQLALNTLLNEGGPATHSDQMVIGGNASGQTAIKVNGSGNGAYTPGDGILLVQVNGTSAAAGSFHLAGPVQGGAYQYLLYQGGSSNADDWYLRSQLEAQPAPTTSPQTMPPSSPVPAQPAYRPGVVGYSLTPLLDVDYGYSILDRLHERVGDIANLEAAQPDNKNGIWGRIGGENLDANAGNRFSTNANTYVAQFGKDWTLSCNTNGASEHAGATLTFGSMSASFEDNLRSINGQLTNPTGTVQTQAQSIGGYWTKYAADGAYFDGVGQITHYGNRYGDIYGDGASQNGFGAGVSGEVGKPFLIGSTRIAVEPQAQLLYQYVHLNSFDDNISSIDSTSTNALRGRLGARIFTANLSNETKTSSATPYFTVDVLHDFLSPGQTSIGGTPFANRFGNTWWEAGFGVTGSMGKHSELYVNVKYARAIGGDYGRAVFGQGGYRYSW